The proteins below come from a single Gimesia alba genomic window:
- a CDS encoding M56 family metallopeptidase, translating to MLNSILAIDIMIRLSIVLAIGWLALRISAKQNPRWSVLITRCMIIAGLGFPVVYVCLPSTTLAVLPAPSTVISEDAQTTLPSPVKVNHEVQEEPGRQPLAPTTNVISEPVIVETESRLPVPALRESETAVMVPQIEVADLPVVDSDPVSNISEASPDETLVKDTTATVIPQKTPATHSTVSGFQWLGFCWLAGCILLLLKIGFQIRQAKQLLRTSVAASESIQGECEMLARNLSLRSIPRVCVSTAINGPCTAGLLRPSIFLPDSWSESLSDEERRAVLMHELSHIAGQDSLWDLVSRIVAALWWFHPLVWRLTSQHRLACEHMSDARAADSIAGFKAYRQMLAQWTLRRQGAESNSAVLAMADRSFMLRRLKWLEAPRSFETLGRVRRTAFLFIAVLISFSVASIKFIPQAVAQKPEDVEQTQKPEDSKPISTKQEDVKKENTEKIKSGQPGRIIHVKAVDSEGKPLKDAYPLLEQSDLFGREFKRDKDRVGYFTSPMVSRDRRWMRVVDGSGDGPILFSDLIDVTKPEQVTQEGAIVATLRPGIRLEGRLDESVPRPIKNGCVELYINEGETHRIGGWSWQDTAFVQEDGTFVFESLPAGGHVQLFALVDGYQSIRRSEETLAEYLRLQNAGDVSLLEALSKAPNAFRPQLFPLPKRQAKTEIVLPCTRSAALDVTVFYPTGSPIRGADVKFNPSGLFLGGKEFFPTHEVMAKASLVRHPDPTQVQRLHDWANSTFLEAKTDFNGVAQVRNLPTQGRHKFRVWAPGVNMPAYPTIDTPAYPVIDIPFTSRYAEIDLSADTTLQRTITMEKSLPTVFHKVLVVDDQGKPLPEMKVTVSEITFQNAPDNWHVWSKQRFGSVPSGKTDVNGQVSLRLPLRVYNQTVTRMRVILKGDISQDVPIYKHLTVPLDSDKRIYLLIVSKPLFREIQNLHDVEVEVVPYDKFGGNSSQKVMQHFLKSPSLVILNKLLELAKFDAATPLRIRRQMNWQARATRNAAERDALFFSLNHMNWDELNNRKKLGQVSFLPMPRFENQPKTARQTEKEMPSYRLIHTDQGERVVVLCDVRSRHAIRKEKPSDFSAPVAAFIFNVLDGSLIRMLGGKGSSTESENGPILICMGGTDDFFLLTTEKENYGPFDQTLRWYRIGLENEPALTVYNHKHAIGWSGTFSPSSPLAEYGEVDYRLSSALLKGKPFDRTRGGTLPDGTQVPRKMYWDGTRNQFMSPVTQSYDGQPLYQVVPEESAEFKPLDVQSDDLIVAGGRTISRNWHSWDVVIPAGKTAQLRLFSVDETGKESVETELQTQDLSAGVHSLRIRFRYSGQFRFNKQNEQVTEIDMRVDELKPKEVTIPYVQTDSVPSVKNKPVVRTSKTTLDLLHRETVQSKQRLVWRVELKSD from the coding sequence ATGCTGAATTCAATTCTAGCTATCGACATCATGATCCGTCTGAGCATAGTCCTGGCGATCGGCTGGCTGGCACTGCGGATTTCAGCGAAACAAAATCCGCGCTGGTCGGTGTTGATTACCCGCTGCATGATTATCGCCGGACTTGGGTTTCCCGTGGTTTATGTCTGTCTGCCTTCAACAACGCTCGCTGTCTTACCAGCACCGTCGACTGTGATCTCGGAAGACGCACAGACAACGTTGCCATCACCTGTCAAAGTAAATCATGAAGTCCAAGAGGAACCGGGACGTCAACCTCTTGCTCCAACAACAAACGTTATCAGTGAACCAGTCATCGTCGAAACAGAATCGCGCTTGCCAGTGCCTGCCTTGCGTGAATCTGAGACGGCGGTGATGGTTCCACAAATTGAAGTCGCCGACCTGCCTGTTGTTGACAGCGACCCCGTCAGCAATATCAGTGAAGCGTCGCCCGATGAGACACTTGTGAAAGATACAACGGCAACAGTCATTCCTCAGAAAACTCCTGCGACCCACTCGACCGTGTCTGGTTTTCAATGGCTTGGGTTCTGTTGGCTTGCGGGATGTATCCTGCTGCTATTGAAAATCGGGTTCCAGATCAGGCAGGCAAAACAGTTACTAAGGACTTCAGTCGCAGCCTCGGAATCGATTCAAGGCGAATGTGAAATGCTGGCGAGGAATCTGTCTCTGCGATCTATTCCCCGCGTCTGTGTTTCCACCGCCATTAATGGTCCTTGCACGGCTGGACTGCTGCGCCCCAGTATCTTCCTGCCGGATTCGTGGAGTGAGTCGCTCTCGGATGAAGAACGCCGTGCAGTCTTGATGCATGAACTTTCCCACATCGCGGGCCAGGATTCGCTGTGGGATTTAGTGTCTCGCATTGTTGCCGCCCTCTGGTGGTTTCATCCGCTGGTCTGGCGACTGACCTCACAACATCGACTGGCGTGTGAACATATGTCTGATGCACGTGCCGCCGATTCGATTGCCGGCTTTAAAGCCTATCGGCAAATGTTGGCGCAATGGACTTTACGTCGGCAGGGCGCAGAATCGAATTCGGCCGTCCTGGCCATGGCAGATCGATCGTTCATGCTGCGAAGACTAAAGTGGCTCGAAGCACCGCGGTCGTTTGAAACTCTGGGACGTGTCCGCCGTACTGCTTTTCTTTTCATTGCGGTGTTGATTTCCTTCAGTGTGGCTTCCATCAAATTCATTCCTCAAGCCGTTGCACAAAAACCTGAGGACGTCGAACAAACACAGAAACCGGAAGACTCGAAACCGATTTCAACGAAACAAGAGGACGTAAAAAAAGAGAACACAGAGAAAATCAAATCAGGGCAACCGGGACGAATCATCCACGTCAAAGCCGTCGATAGCGAAGGTAAACCACTGAAGGATGCCTATCCCCTGCTGGAACAATCGGATCTCTTTGGTCGCGAATTTAAACGCGACAAAGATCGCGTCGGTTATTTTACTTCGCCGATGGTGAGCCGAGACCGCCGCTGGATGCGGGTCGTTGATGGCAGTGGTGATGGACCGATTCTGTTTAGTGACCTGATCGATGTGACGAAGCCGGAACAGGTCACGCAGGAAGGGGCGATTGTCGCCACTTTGCGTCCCGGAATTCGACTGGAAGGACGCCTTGATGAGAGCGTCCCGCGACCGATCAAAAATGGATGCGTTGAATTATACATCAACGAGGGTGAAACACATCGTATTGGCGGGTGGAGCTGGCAGGATACGGCGTTCGTGCAGGAAGACGGGACCTTTGTATTCGAATCACTTCCCGCGGGCGGGCATGTGCAGCTGTTTGCTCTGGTCGACGGGTACCAGTCCATCAGGCGGTCTGAAGAAACTCTGGCTGAGTATCTGAGACTGCAAAACGCCGGCGATGTTTCATTACTGGAAGCGCTCAGCAAAGCTCCGAATGCGTTCCGGCCTCAATTGTTTCCGCTACCCAAAAGACAGGCAAAAACAGAAATCGTATTGCCGTGCACGCGTTCTGCTGCTCTGGATGTGACGGTGTTTTATCCGACGGGTTCCCCAATACGTGGAGCGGATGTGAAATTTAATCCGAGTGGTCTGTTTCTCGGCGGGAAAGAATTTTTTCCGACCCACGAAGTCATGGCCAAGGCATCGCTCGTCAGACATCCAGATCCGACGCAGGTGCAGCGACTACATGACTGGGCCAATTCCACCTTCTTAGAGGCGAAAACCGACTTCAATGGCGTCGCTCAGGTTCGAAATCTGCCGACCCAGGGGCGCCACAAATTTCGTGTCTGGGCCCCTGGGGTAAACATGCCTGCATATCCTACGATCGACACGCCTGCGTATCCCGTGATAGACATCCCGTTTACCAGTCGCTATGCCGAGATTGATTTGTCGGCGGATACAACACTACAGCGCACGATTACGATGGAGAAGTCGTTGCCGACCGTCTTTCACAAAGTGCTTGTGGTTGATGATCAGGGAAAACCACTTCCTGAGATGAAGGTGACAGTAAGTGAAATCACGTTTCAGAACGCACCTGACAACTGGCATGTCTGGTCGAAACAACGATTTGGATCGGTCCCTTCTGGAAAGACTGATGTCAACGGGCAGGTCAGTCTCCGCCTGCCTCTGAGAGTGTATAATCAAACGGTGACCCGGATGCGCGTGATATTGAAAGGCGACATCAGCCAGGACGTCCCGATTTACAAGCACTTGACGGTTCCCCTCGATTCTGACAAGCGAATTTACCTGTTGATCGTTTCCAAACCGCTGTTTAGAGAAATCCAGAACCTACACGATGTGGAAGTAGAAGTTGTGCCCTATGACAAATTTGGCGGTAACTCTTCTCAAAAAGTGATGCAACATTTTCTCAAATCGCCGTCGCTAGTGATACTCAACAAGCTTTTGGAACTGGCAAAGTTTGATGCAGCGACGCCGCTCCGGATTCGAAGACAAATGAATTGGCAGGCGAGAGCCACACGGAACGCAGCGGAGCGGGATGCATTGTTTTTCTCACTGAATCATATGAATTGGGACGAATTGAATAATCGAAAAAAATTAGGACAGGTTTCCTTTCTCCCCATGCCGAGATTTGAGAATCAGCCGAAGACTGCCCGGCAAACAGAAAAGGAGATGCCATCCTATCGTTTGATTCACACTGACCAGGGAGAACGCGTGGTTGTTCTCTGTGATGTACGTTCCAGGCATGCGATCAGGAAAGAGAAACCGAGCGATTTTTCAGCACCGGTTGCGGCGTTCATCTTTAATGTGTTAGATGGTTCGCTGATCCGAATGCTGGGAGGGAAGGGATCTTCAACTGAGAGTGAGAACGGCCCGATACTGATTTGCATGGGAGGCACGGACGACTTTTTCCTTCTCACTACGGAAAAGGAAAATTACGGTCCTTTTGACCAGACCCTGCGCTGGTATCGGATTGGGTTGGAAAACGAACCGGCGTTGACCGTGTACAATCACAAACACGCGATAGGTTGGTCTGGAACATTCAGCCCCTCTTCACCGCTGGCTGAATATGGAGAAGTCGATTATCGATTGAGTAGTGCTCTGTTGAAGGGCAAACCATTTGACCGAACACGTGGTGGCACATTGCCCGATGGGACACAGGTTCCTCGCAAAATGTACTGGGATGGAACTCGTAATCAGTTTATGAGCCCCGTGACGCAGAGTTATGACGGTCAGCCGCTGTACCAGGTTGTGCCGGAAGAGTCAGCCGAGTTCAAACCACTTGATGTCCAATCGGACGACCTCATCGTGGCCGGCGGTCGAACTATTTCTCGGAATTGGCATTCTTGGGACGTTGTGATACCTGCCGGGAAAACCGCTCAACTGCGATTGTTTTCTGTCGATGAAACAGGGAAGGAATCGGTTGAAACAGAACTTCAGACTCAAGACTTGTCTGCAGGCGTGCATAGTCTACGGATCAGGTTTAGATACAGTGGCCAGTTCAGATTCAACAAACAGAATGAACAAGTCACTGAGATTGATATGCGCGTTGATGAGTTGAAGCCAAAAGAGGTTACCATTCCCTACGTTCAAACGGACAGCGTTCCCTCCGTCAAAAATAAACCAGTGGTTCGCACATCGAAAACGACTTTGGATTTGCTCCACCGCGAAACGGTTCAGAGCAAACAGCGGCTCGTCTGGCGGGTGGAACTCAAATCCGATTGA
- a CDS encoding DUF4838 domain-containing protein has translation MIKHALLAGILCWVCLHAAPSSTAERFLVEQGQPRAEIIISSKPPRTTRLAAQELQTYIKKISGAKLQIVTEPSGTQPVHIFIGRSAHLDQRGISDEGLKFGAYRIVSGENWLALIGDDTDFIPTEPWPRNNRDVVNGKAQQAWDKITGKHWGYPHSQMYKHYTGPTQLFGTPKEQQLDKNGNVNVWGFDERGSFNAVCGFLRGLGVRWYLPGELGEIVPTMKTIPLPVIDESVHPDFPLRAINYRFGTYGREAAMWAMHLGVRQPFGRQAAHGLDHMTHNAQTLKDHPEWFALYGGKRDTQPGKRLNQLCYSNEELFQEAVRYARAQFDHYDMDAVSIMPPDGYTAICQCEKCKGKDTPERGYRGAFSDYVWEFVNRVAKEVRKTHPDKMISNCAYGTYTQPPLHIDKLEPNVQVIIVGGRRPTNANRDEIRQLRADWVKKTDNPLVIFENYPFTGRGFYLPAYIPRTLGESINETKGISKGEDIWLTMNFREDAVGFNHFLIYFTARMYWGGKDQNAVAMFDEYCRLFYGPAANEMQAFFSYCEAHWREMEKEADKASRALELFAVAKAKVGDNSVYAQRVQLIDNYLNGLRNKSQQLAQKRGPVPTLRLVGDPRGEIVIDGRLDDALWQKCPTASTGRLRELQTGQQPIYGTSIKSTWIGGNLYFAIRCEEAPGEKPNITTAKNGDQALWYGDAIEILLATESHNYYQIAVNPAGALEDLDRGTDKNNWFRWDSQAEVATQIADDHWTVEIRIPIVQDENDPLHQVIGHKPTVSLPWFINVCRQRIRENGTEYSAFAPTGASGFHKPLKFAHFYRGLSHQFEADPSVTDYLIANRAAEKLLRQRKTKAALTAFLALAEQKKITDLQKANALQQAALCARNLKDYEQAAEIADQIRLDAVRKTVQMENLLAQREFEEIINQFGGENFVEWPFWQKGAVAFARGRAYVGLKAGEKAEADLTTALEFTSDSRRRTSILLTMAINRERNLKDDDAALDAYRKNYETAGRVGSSEQFQSIEGAARILTRQGKYAEALAALERANIEKLKGVWRDTMLLSKARTLAAADQKAAARKLFQQILDDQSAAPRFKTEAREQLERLPEK, from the coding sequence ATGATCAAACATGCTCTGCTGGCTGGTATTCTCTGTTGGGTTTGTCTTCACGCGGCACCCTCGTCTACCGCAGAACGTTTTCTGGTGGAACAGGGGCAGCCGCGCGCGGAAATTATCATTTCCAGCAAACCGCCGCGAACCACACGACTCGCGGCGCAGGAACTGCAGACTTATATCAAAAAAATATCGGGCGCGAAGTTGCAGATTGTGACGGAGCCCAGTGGTACGCAGCCAGTTCACATTTTCATCGGCCGCAGTGCGCATTTGGATCAGCGGGGGATTTCGGACGAGGGGCTGAAGTTTGGCGCGTATCGGATTGTCTCCGGAGAGAACTGGCTGGCGTTAATCGGCGATGATACCGACTTTATTCCCACCGAGCCCTGGCCACGCAATAACAGAGATGTTGTCAACGGGAAAGCACAACAGGCGTGGGATAAGATCACCGGGAAACACTGGGGATACCCACATTCTCAAATGTACAAGCATTACACCGGCCCTACGCAACTGTTCGGCACTCCGAAAGAGCAGCAGCTCGACAAAAACGGAAACGTGAATGTCTGGGGATTTGACGAGCGTGGTTCTTTCAACGCTGTCTGCGGTTTTCTGCGCGGCTTGGGGGTGCGTTGGTATCTGCCGGGCGAGTTGGGCGAGATCGTTCCCACAATGAAAACCATCCCCCTGCCCGTGATTGACGAGAGTGTGCATCCCGACTTTCCCTTGCGGGCCATCAATTATCGGTTTGGTACTTACGGTCGGGAGGCGGCGATGTGGGCCATGCATCTGGGAGTGCGACAACCATTTGGACGGCAGGCAGCGCATGGTCTGGATCATATGACACACAACGCACAGACGTTGAAAGATCATCCTGAATGGTTTGCTTTGTACGGAGGCAAGCGAGATACGCAGCCAGGTAAACGGCTCAATCAACTCTGTTACTCGAATGAAGAACTGTTCCAGGAAGCGGTCCGTTATGCGCGAGCGCAATTCGATCACTATGATATGGACGCCGTTTCGATCATGCCCCCCGATGGCTACACCGCCATCTGCCAGTGCGAAAAATGCAAAGGGAAAGACACTCCCGAACGCGGTTATCGCGGTGCCTTCTCAGATTATGTCTGGGAGTTTGTCAACCGCGTGGCAAAAGAAGTTCGTAAAACGCACCCGGATAAGATGATTTCCAATTGTGCGTACGGAACGTACACGCAGCCGCCGCTCCACATCGACAAGCTTGAGCCGAACGTGCAGGTCATCATTGTCGGCGGCCGTCGTCCTACGAATGCCAACCGCGACGAGATTCGCCAGCTGCGCGCGGACTGGGTCAAGAAGACCGATAACCCGCTCGTGATTTTTGAGAACTATCCTTTTACCGGTCGCGGATTTTATCTGCCCGCTTATATTCCCCGCACGTTAGGCGAAAGCATCAATGAGACCAAAGGCATTTCAAAAGGGGAAGATATCTGGCTCACGATGAACTTTCGCGAGGATGCCGTTGGCTTTAATCACTTTCTGATTTACTTCACCGCGCGGATGTACTGGGGCGGCAAGGATCAGAATGCGGTCGCGATGTTTGATGAATACTGCCGCCTGTTTTACGGACCCGCTGCGAACGAAATGCAGGCATTTTTCAGTTACTGTGAAGCGCACTGGCGCGAAATGGAAAAAGAAGCCGACAAAGCCAGTCGCGCGCTGGAACTGTTTGCGGTTGCGAAAGCGAAAGTCGGTGATAACTCGGTGTATGCCCAACGGGTGCAGTTGATTGATAACTACCTCAACGGACTGCGCAACAAAAGTCAGCAATTGGCACAGAAACGGGGACCGGTGCCCACACTCAGGCTGGTCGGTGATCCCCGGGGTGAAATTGTGATCGACGGGAGGCTCGACGATGCCCTCTGGCAGAAATGTCCCACCGCCTCGACCGGTCGACTGCGCGAACTGCAAACCGGTCAACAGCCCATCTATGGGACTTCGATTAAATCGACGTGGATTGGTGGCAACCTTTATTTCGCGATCCGCTGTGAAGAAGCACCGGGAGAAAAGCCCAATATTACGACTGCGAAAAATGGGGACCAGGCCCTCTGGTACGGCGATGCGATCGAAATTCTACTTGCAACCGAGTCGCACAACTATTATCAGATCGCCGTCAATCCTGCCGGCGCACTGGAGGATCTGGATCGCGGAACCGACAAGAACAACTGGTTCCGCTGGGACTCGCAGGCCGAAGTTGCCACGCAGATCGCCGACGATCACTGGACGGTTGAGATTCGCATCCCCATCGTGCAGGATGAAAACGACCCCCTGCATCAGGTCATCGGGCACAAGCCGACCGTCAGCCTGCCCTGGTTTATCAATGTCTGTCGCCAGCGCATCCGCGAGAACGGCACAGAGTATTCTGCCTTTGCGCCGACGGGGGCCTCAGGTTTTCACAAGCCGCTCAAGTTTGCACACTTTTATCGGGGGCTGTCACATCAGTTTGAAGCGGATCCGAGTGTCACCGATTATCTGATCGCCAACCGGGCTGCGGAGAAATTACTGCGACAGCGCAAAACGAAAGCCGCGCTGACCGCATTCCTCGCCTTAGCAGAACAGAAAAAAATCACAGACTTGCAGAAGGCAAACGCGTTGCAGCAAGCCGCCTTGTGTGCGCGCAATTTGAAGGACTATGAACAGGCTGCTGAAATTGCTGATCAGATTCGCCTGGATGCCGTCAGGAAAACGGTGCAGATGGAGAACCTGCTGGCGCAACGCGAATTCGAAGAGATCATCAATCAGTTCGGTGGAGAGAATTTTGTGGAGTGGCCGTTCTGGCAGAAGGGAGCCGTCGCTTTTGCCCGGGGGCGGGCTTATGTCGGTTTGAAAGCCGGTGAAAAAGCGGAAGCCGATTTAACCACTGCGCTCGAGTTCACGTCTGACAGTCGGCGCCGTACGAGCATTCTGCTCACTATGGCGATCAACCGCGAACGCAATCTGAAGGATGACGACGCTGCACTCGACGCGTATCGAAAGAACTATGAAACGGCGGGACGCGTTGGTTCTTCTGAGCAGTTCCAGTCTATCGAGGGGGCGGCTCGCATTCTGACGCGGCAGGGCAAATATGCTGAGGCACTGGCGGCTTTAGAGCGGGCCAACATCGAAAAACTCAAAGGAGTCTGGCGCGATACGATGCTATTATCCAAAGCCAGAACCTTGGCAGCCGCCGATCAGAAAGCCGCCGCCAGGAAACTGTTCCAGCAGATTCTGGATGACCAGTCCGCCGCCCCACGTTTCAAAACCGAAGCCCGCGAGCAGCTGGAACGATTGCCAGAGAAATAA
- a CDS encoding BlaI/MecI/CopY family transcriptional regulator, with amino-acid sequence MMDQPNQNELEVLRLLWEDAPQKPAEIQAAFGWDIDNGTLRSVLVGMVERGLLTRKRVGRAYVYSPKLRRETHFRQMVRRLAEVFTGGSTGQLLMELAEKERLTPEELKQLKKIAKSEK; translated from the coding sequence ATGATGGATCAACCAAATCAAAATGAACTGGAAGTACTGCGTCTGTTATGGGAAGACGCGCCGCAAAAACCGGCTGAAATTCAGGCCGCGTTCGGCTGGGACATTGATAACGGCACGTTGCGAAGTGTGCTCGTGGGCATGGTTGAGCGCGGGCTGCTGACGCGAAAACGCGTCGGTCGTGCGTATGTTTATTCGCCTAAGTTGCGACGCGAGACCCATTTCCGTCAGATGGTGCGGCGATTGGCAGAAGTCTTTACCGGCGGGTCCACTGGGCAATTGCTGATGGAACTGGCTGAGAAAGAACGGCTCACTCCCGAAGAACTCAAACAACTGAAGAAAATTGCTAAAAGCGAGAAGTAA
- a CDS encoding sulfatase: protein MIGLLQRVVCSTVILLVLGGSYNTPANAAERPWNVVFFLVDDLGWTDLGCYGSDYYQTPNINRLASEGMKFTQNYAACNACSPTRGALMSGMYPARTHLTDWIPGWAKQYRDFPLKPPEWKQHLDQKYTSLPEALHDAGYKTLHIGKWHLGGAGNLPQDHGFDVNIAGTKRGLPRSYHFPYGGDALKWDSRLTVEQREGRYLTDRLTDEAVTLIKQQQNNPFFLYFSFYSVHSPIQGRPDLVQKYKQLPQGEHHKNPEYAAMVQSVDTAVGRVRKQLKQSGIADRTLIVFTSDNGGVCRKTSSNVPLRGEKGQHWEGGTRVPAIVLWPGVTQSGSVCSEPIITMDFYPTLLNITGAEGNAAHNKNVDGVSLVRLLKDPAASLDRKALYWHYPHYNVFIGVPYSAIRAGDYKLIHFYEDNHSELYDLAHDLSETHDLSAEKPEITARLQKQLQDHLKQVGAQMPVPNPGYKPAN, encoded by the coding sequence ATGATCGGTCTGCTGCAACGTGTTGTCTGTTCAACCGTAATCCTGCTGGTGTTAGGCGGCAGCTATAACACGCCGGCGAACGCAGCCGAGCGTCCGTGGAATGTGGTTTTCTTTCTCGTAGACGATCTGGGCTGGACGGATCTTGGTTGTTATGGCAGCGACTATTACCAGACGCCTAATATCAATCGACTCGCCTCTGAGGGAATGAAATTCACGCAGAACTATGCGGCCTGCAATGCCTGCTCGCCCACACGCGGCGCCTTGATGTCCGGCATGTATCCCGCCCGCACGCATCTGACTGACTGGATTCCGGGCTGGGCGAAACAATACCGCGATTTTCCATTGAAACCACCGGAGTGGAAGCAGCACCTGGATCAAAAATATACGAGTCTTCCCGAAGCATTGCACGACGCTGGTTACAAAACACTGCACATCGGCAAATGGCACCTCGGCGGGGCAGGAAATCTTCCACAGGATCACGGTTTTGATGTTAATATTGCCGGCACCAAGCGGGGACTGCCACGCAGTTATCACTTTCCCTATGGTGGCGATGCTCTGAAGTGGGACAGCAGACTGACGGTCGAACAGCGCGAAGGGCGTTATCTTACCGACCGGCTGACCGATGAAGCAGTGACGCTGATCAAGCAGCAACAGAACAACCCTTTCTTTCTCTACTTCTCGTTTTATTCGGTACACTCACCGATCCAGGGACGTCCCGATCTGGTACAGAAATATAAACAGCTGCCCCAAGGGGAACACCACAAAAACCCTGAATATGCGGCGATGGTTCAGTCTGTCGATACAGCAGTGGGCCGCGTTCGTAAACAGCTGAAACAGAGCGGCATCGCCGACCGGACGCTGATTGTCTTTACATCCGACAATGGCGGTGTCTGTCGCAAGACCAGCAGCAACGTTCCCCTGCGCGGGGAAAAAGGACAGCATTGGGAGGGGGGCACGCGAGTGCCTGCCATCGTGCTCTGGCCTGGCGTGACACAGTCCGGCTCTGTCTGTTCTGAGCCGATCATCACGATGGACTTTTATCCGACGCTGCTCAATATCACCGGGGCCGAAGGAAACGCAGCTCACAATAAAAATGTCGATGGCGTCTCACTTGTTCGGTTGTTGAAAGATCCCGCAGCCTCACTCGACCGTAAAGCGTTGTACTGGCATTATCCGCATTACAATGTTTTCATCGGCGTCCCCTATAGTGCTATCCGGGCGGGCGACTATAAGCTGATCCACTTTTACGAAGACAATCACAGCGAGTTATACGATCTGGCTCATGACCTGAGTGAAACGCATGATCTGTCAGCAGAGAAACCAGAGATCACCGCGCGGCTTCAGAAACAGTTGCAGGACCATCTGAAACAAGTCGGAGCGCAAATGCCGGTTCCCAATCCCGGTTATAAACCCGCGAACTAA
- a CDS encoding glycoside hydrolase family protein — MLSLISRRLRSTSLVGTLALVIYCPLFVSTLIAQDAVPIRQRSKSATPPALPESSGRVSVSRGPEVEEAVFFAFDDYAIPWRDNLEFTPLQATKHPANPVLRRGPNGAPDHGHAILYGSVIHINGKFRMWYLGMFETEVKSGQAPGWWRPMCYAESEDGIHWTKPQLNLVDFNGNTKNNICLIKSQVPALAKVNDFLTVLYEPHDPDPQRRYKCVYIAHPPFDDVRGGRSKIGPNERRWGAFISATSADGLTWNVVGDRPMNAGGERFEVSGLYRFGNFYYANGQLISPWTWRMDGSDVGRVMLSYRSSDFDHWSRAKALSFARPGQLTATPVTGQQTHMGAGFWNRGNVLVGLYGMWQDAEKKPADGKYWNEGVSIDLGLIVSNDGIHFREPVPDHKVIARGSKGEWDDIALLQGHAFANVGDQTMMWYSHWDTGGKLKDMEIGLATMRRDGFGFLSRKVPGSAAHFVTAPFETQGELKLFVNVEGVTPAAPLTIELLDENDKPLPEFSGTNAAQISKASTRSPVIWPARKRSAMPDQRKLAVRVNYPDQGKPKVFAVYVGN, encoded by the coding sequence ATGCTTTCATTAATATCACGGCGCCTGCGATCGACTTCTCTGGTGGGAACTTTGGCATTGGTCATTTACTGCCCGCTTTTTGTTTCCACGTTAATCGCTCAGGACGCCGTTCCCATCAGGCAGAGATCAAAGTCGGCAACGCCGCCTGCTTTGCCTGAGTCGTCCGGACGCGTCTCTGTATCCCGCGGCCCTGAAGTAGAGGAAGCGGTATTTTTTGCCTTCGACGATTACGCGATTCCCTGGCGAGACAATCTGGAATTCACGCCCCTGCAAGCGACAAAACATCCCGCGAACCCGGTGCTCCGTCGCGGTCCGAACGGGGCTCCCGATCATGGGCATGCGATTCTGTATGGCAGCGTAATACACATCAACGGGAAATTTCGCATGTGGTATCTTGGCATGTTCGAAACGGAAGTCAAAAGCGGGCAGGCCCCTGGCTGGTGGCGGCCGATGTGCTACGCCGAAAGTGAGGATGGCATTCATTGGACGAAACCGCAGTTGAATCTCGTTGACTTTAATGGCAATACAAAGAACAACATTTGCCTGATCAAATCTCAGGTTCCTGCCCTGGCAAAAGTGAATGATTTTCTGACAGTCCTTTATGAGCCCCATGACCCCGACCCGCAACGCCGTTATAAATGTGTTTATATCGCGCACCCTCCATTCGATGATGTGCGCGGCGGACGAAGTAAAATTGGACCGAATGAACGCAGATGGGGTGCCTTTATCAGTGCCACCAGCGCCGATGGTCTGACCTGGAATGTGGTCGGCGACCGCCCGATGAATGCCGGCGGCGAACGTTTCGAAGTCTCAGGTTTATATCGCTTCGGAAATTTTTACTACGCGAACGGCCAATTAATTTCTCCCTGGACCTGGCGCATGGATGGTAGTGACGTCGGTCGCGTAATGCTCTCTTATCGTTCCTCCGACTTTGATCACTGGTCTCGCGCAAAAGCACTTTCATTTGCGCGTCCAGGTCAGTTGACGGCCACACCTGTTACCGGTCAGCAAACACACATGGGAGCGGGGTTCTGGAATCGTGGTAATGTATTGGTGGGTCTCTACGGCATGTGGCAGGACGCAGAGAAAAAACCTGCCGATGGGAAATACTGGAACGAAGGTGTTTCAATTGATCTGGGCTTAATCGTCAGTAACGACGGAATTCATTTTCGTGAACCGGTCCCCGACCACAAGGTAATCGCGCGTGGCAGCAAAGGTGAATGGGACGACATCGCATTACTGCAGGGACACGCCTTTGCCAATGTGGGCGATCAAACGATGATGTGGTATTCACACTGGGATACTGGCGGGAAATTGAAGGACATGGAAATTGGTCTCGCGACCATGCGGCGGGACGGCTTCGGGTTTCTCTCGCGCAAAGTACCCGGTTCCGCCGCGCATTTTGTGACCGCACCGTTTGAAACACAGGGTGAGCTGAAATTGTTCGTGAACGTGGAAGGTGTCACACCCGCTGCGCCACTCACTATCGAATTACTCGACGAAAATGACAAACCGCTTCCCGAATTCTCAGGCACCAACGCAGCACAGATCTCCAAAGCCAGCACCCGCAGCCCGGTCATCTGGCCTGCACGGAAACGCAGTGCGATGCCTGATCAGCGAAAGCTCGCGGTACGAGTCAATTATCCCGACCAAGGCAAACCAAAGGTTTTTGCCGTCTACGTGGGAAACTAA